The Elgaria multicarinata webbii isolate HBS135686 ecotype San Diego chromosome 1, rElgMul1.1.pri, whole genome shotgun sequence genome has a window encoding:
- the CRIP1 gene encoding cysteine-rich protein 1 encodes MPKCPRCQKEVYFAEKVTSLGKDWHRPCLKCEKCNKTLTSGGHAEHDGKPYCNHPCYAALFGPKGFGRGGAESHTFK; translated from the exons ATGCCCAAGTGCCCTCGCTGCCAGAAGGAGGTCTACTTCG CTGAAAAAGTTACCTCGCTGGGTAAAGACTGGCATCGGCCATGCTTGAAGTGTGAAAAATGCAACAAGACCCTGACTTCAGGTGGCCACGCAGAG CATGATGGGAAGCCTTATTGCAACCACCCCTGCTACGCTGCATTGTTCGGACCCAAAG GGTTTGGCCGTGGAGGTGCTGAAAGCCACACATTCAAATGA